A section of the Salmo salar chromosome ssa05, Ssal_v3.1, whole genome shotgun sequence genome encodes:
- the LOC123743122 gene encoding sialic acid-binding Ig-like lectin 5 — protein sequence MWVLIWAALLLSLTERATCKTQEGYRRRVSLLETDLTKKNCSMIINDITKTDAGDYKLRLSGTLNSGNRSKSTSREKMKIAVKALTQKPSVLTPPLTEGEPATLTCTAPGICSGTPPNITWTWRGTGDNTTELRDNTTTQKREDLTSVTTTHFSTLTFTPSVEHHTTKVTCQVTFKGNITTEETVTLNVTHVKEPKTSGSNTVREGDTLNLTCFVDSYPPPPSITWSKNGTTALEQNNSGLGALTISNMTREHPGEYVCKAQHLNRTLTASTVVTVIYHPVILNASGCVIQAKVMTCVCVSQGVPLPVIGWLNTEEYSLTKSVLRSSVNTTIRMHVGNHTNTTVECVSINEVGRVREKLQVTQKESQGKQGEEVSKDILAMLLNKPLIAAFAIGAAFSATICCIFLCLTGKCKRCKERIPKDSDSKSPLTNLEMVACEDQQTDAGRAVRGKQTPLQVVLMKGAENTGPQTSGAAGNSAKGEEPKDVHYAAINYSQLKKTSEEAEKKTTTTESEYAKIKRENKKEGDEDGGEGSGVMDAEENEPAAETDENTALYSNVKAIMGGE from the exons ATGTGGGTCCTCATCTGGGcagctctacttctctctctgacAGAGAGAGCCACGTGCAAAA CTCAGGAGGGTTACAGAAGGCGAGTGTCCCTACTGGAGACAGACCTGACAAAGAAGAACTGCAGTATGATCATCAACGACATCACTAAGACTGATGCTGGAGACTATAAACTAAGACTGTCCGGAACATTGAACAGTGGAAATAGAAGTAAATCTACATCCCGAGAGAAAATGAAAATTGCAGTGAAAG CTCTGACCCAGAAGCCCTCAGTGTTGACTCCTCCTCTGACAGAGGGAGAACCAGCTACTCTGACCTGCACTGCCCCAGGGATCTGCTCTGGAACTCCTCCTAACATCACATggacatggagagggacaggagacaacaccactgagCTCAGAGACAACACCACTACACAAAAGAGAGAGGATCTGACCAGCGTCACTACAACCCACTTCTCAACTTTGACCTTTACACCTTCAGTTGAGCACCACACCACCAAGGTCACGTGCCAAGTGACATTCAAAGGGAACATCACCACTGAGGAGACAGTGACTTTGAATGTGACTC ATGTGAAGGAACCCAAGACCTCTGGTAGTAACACAGTGAGAGAGGGTGATACCCTGAATCTGACTTGCTTTGTTGACAgctacccaccaccaccatctatcacCTGGAGTAAGAATGGGACAACAGCTTTGGAACAGAATAACTCTGGACTGGGCGCTCTCACCATCTCTAACATGACAAGAGAACATCCTGGGGAGTATGTGTGTAAAGCTCAACACCTCAACAGGACTTTGACAGCTTCCACTGTTGTCACTGTGATCT ACCATCCTGTGATTCTCAATGCTTCTGGGTGTGTCATCCAGGCAAAGGtcatgacctgtgtgtgtgtcagtcagggggTTCCCTTACCTGTCATAGGCTGGCTTAACACTGAGGAGTACTCCCTCACTAAATCAGTGTTGAGGTCCTCAGTGAACACCACCATCAGGATGCATGTCGGAAACCACACCAACACTACTGTGGAGTGTGTCAGCATAAATGAAgtgggcagagtgagagagaagctGCAAGTCACCCAAAAAGAGAGCCAAGGAAAGCAAGGAG AGGAAGTATCTAAAGACATCTTAGCTATGCTGTTGAACAAACCACTGATTGCTGCATTTGCGATTGGTGCAGCCTTCTCAGCCACCATCTGTTGTATCTTCCTGTGTTTGACAGGGAAATGTAAAAG ATGCAAAGAGAGGATCCCAAAGGACTCAGACTCCAAAAGCCCTTTAACGAACCTGGAGATGGTGGCATGTGAAGACCAACAG ACGGATGCAGGACGGGCTGTACGGGGCAAACAGACCCCTCTACAGGTGGTGCTGATGAAGGGAGCTGAAAACACAGGACCCCAGACCAGTGGAGCTGCAGGAAACTCTGCCAAAGGGGAAGAACCAAAAGATGTGCACTACGCCGCTATCAACTACTCCCAACTGAAGAAGACTTCTGAGGAGGCAGAAAAGAAGACCACCACAACAGAGTCAGAGTACGCCAAAATCAAACGAGAGAATAAGAAAGAAGGGGATGAAGATGGAGGAGAAGGGAGTGGAGTGATGGACGCGGAGGAGAACGAGCCAGCAGCAGAGACAGATGAGAATACAGCGCTTTACTCCAATGTCAAGGCTATTATGGGTGGTGAGTGA
- the LOC106605239 gene encoding sialic acid-binding Ig-like lectin 5: MWVLIWAALLLSLTERATCKNEAPAAAYNISFSPAEITPQTGLCAVIPCSFTHPDDFIPRIAIWFKCPDAQCSIKVEMDTIFHSENSSIAQEGYRRRVSLLETDLTKKNCSMIINDITKTDDGDYQFSLSEKLNSGNGNKSTFREKMKIAVKALTQKPSVLTPPLTEGEPVTLTCTAPGICSGTPPNITWTWRGTGDNITELSDNTTIQKREDPTSVTTTHFSTLTFTPSAEHHTTKVTCQVTFKGNITTEETVTLNVTHVKEPKTSGSNTVREGDTLNLTCFVDSYPPPPFITWSKNGTTALEQNNSGLGALTISNMTREHAGEYVCNAQHLNRTLTASIVVTVMYHPVILNASGCVIQAKVMTCVCVSQGVPLPVIGWLNTEEYSLTKSVLRSSVNTTIRMHVGNHTNTTVECVSINEVGRVREKLQVTQKESQGKQGEEVSKDILAMLLNPPLIAASAIGAAFSATICCIFLCLTGKCKRCKERIPKDSDSKSPLTNLEMVACEDQQTDAGRAVRGKQTPLQVVLMKGAENTGPQTSGAAGNSAKGEEPKDVHYAAINYSQLKKTSKEAEKKTTTTESEYAKIKRENKKEGDEDGGEGSGVMDEEENEPAAETDENTALYSNVKAIMGGE, translated from the exons ATGTGGGTCCTCATCTGGGcagctctacttctctctctgacAGAGAGAGCCACGTGCAAAA ATGAGGCCCCTGCAGCAGCATACAACATCTCCTTCAGTCCAGCAGAGATAACACCACAGACTGGACTATGTGCTGTTATTCCATGTTCGTTCACTCACCCTGATGACTTCATTCCTCGCATAGCAATATGGTTTAAATGCCCTGATGCACAATGTTCTATTAAAGTCGAAATGGACACAATTTTCCACTCAGAAAATTCCTCTATAGCTCAGGAGGGTTACAGAAGGCGAGTGTCCCTACTGGAGACAGACCTGACAAAGAAGAACTGCAGTATGATCATCAACGACATCACTAAGACTGATGATGGAGACTATCAATTTAGTCTGTCCGAAAAATTGAACAGTGGAAATGGAAATAAATCTACATTCCGAGAGAAAATGAAAATTGCAGTGAAAG CTCTGACCCAGAAGCCCTCAGTGTTGACTCCTCCTCTGACAGAGGGAGAACCAGTTACTCTGACCTGCACTGCCCCAGGGATCTGCTCTGGAACTCCTCCTAACATCACATggacatggagagggacaggagacaacATCACTGAGCTCAGTGACAACACCACTATACAAAAGAGAGAGGATCCGACCAGCGTCACAACAACCCACTTCTCAACTTTGACCTTTACACCTTCAGCTGAGCACCACACCACCAAGGTCACGTGCCAAGTGACATTCAAAGGGAACATCACCACTGAGGAGACAGTGACTTTGAATGTGACTC ATGTGAAGGAACCCAAGACCTCTGGTAGTAACACAGTGAGAGAGGGTGATACCCTGAATCTGACTTGCTTTGTTGACAGctacccaccaccaccatttATCACCTGGAGTAAGAATGGGACAACAGCTTTGGAACAGAATAACTCTGGACTGGGCGCTCTCACCATCTCTAACATGACAAGAGAACATGCTGGGGAGTATGTGTGTAATGCTCAACACCTCAACAGGACTTTGACAGCTTCCATTGTTGTCACTGTGATGT ACCATCCTGTGATTCTCAATGCTTCTGGATGTGTGATCCAGGCAAAGGtcatgacctgtgtgtgtgtcagtcagggggTTCCCTTACCTGTCATAGGCTGGCTTAACACTGAGGAGTACTCCCTCACTAAATCAGTGTTGAGGTCCTCAGTGAACACCACCATCAGGATGCATGTCGGAAACCACACCAACACTACTGTGGAGTGTGTCAGCATAAATGAAgtgggcagagtgagagagaagctGCAAGTCACCCAAAAAGAGAGCCAAGGAAAGCAAGGAG AGGAAGTATCTAAAGACATCTTGGCTATGCTGTTGAACCCACCACTGATTGCTGCATCTGCGATTGGTGCAGCCTTCTCAGCCACCATCTGTTGTATCTTCCTGTGTTTGACAGGGAAATGTAAAAG ATGCAAAGAGAGGATCCCAAAGGACTCAGACTCCAAAAGCCCTTTAACGAACCTGGAGATGGTGGCATGTGAAGACCAACAG ACGGATGCAGGACGGGCTGTGCGGGGCAAACAGACCCCTCTACAGGTGGTGCTGATGAAGGGAGCTGAAAACACAGGACCCCAGACCAGTGGAGCTGCAGGAAACTCTGCCAAAGGGGAAGAACCAAAAGATGTGCACTACGCCGCTATCAACTACTCCCAACTGAAGAAGACTTCCAAGGAGGCAGAAAAGAAGACCACCACAACAGAGTCAGAGTACGCCAAAATCAAACGAGAGAATAAGAAAGAAGGGGATGAAGATGGAGGAGAAGGGAGTGGAGTGATGGACGAGGAGGAGAACGAGCCAGCAGCAGAGACAGATGAGAATACAGCGCTTTACTCCAATGTCAAGGCTATTATGGGTGGTGAGTGA
- the LOC106605191 gene encoding putative uncharacterized protein DDB_G0271982: protein MTCVCVSQGVPLPLIGWLNTEEYCLTKSVLRSSVNTTVRMHVRNHTNTTVECVSINEVGRVRDKLQVTHKESQGKQGEEVSKDILAMLLNPPLIAAFAIGAAFSATICCIFLCLTGKCKRCKERIPKDSDSKSPLTNLEMVACEDQQTDAGRAVRGKQTPLQVVLMEGAENTGPQTSGAAGNSAKGEEPKDVHYAAINYSQLKKTPEEAEKKTITTEYAKIKREKKKERKKERKKERKKERKKERKKERKKERKKERKKERKKERGWRRGV from the exons atgacctgtgtgtgtgtcagtcagggggTTCCCTTACCTCTCATAGGCTGGCTTAACACTGAGGAGTACTGCCTCACTAAATCAGTGTTGAGGTCCTCAGTGAACACCACCGTCAGGATGCATGTCAGAAACCACACCAACACTACTGTGGAGTGTGTCAGCATAAATGAAGTGGGCAGAGTGAGAGATAAGCTGCAAGTCACCCATAAAGAGAGCCAAGGAAAGCAAGGAG AGGAGGTATCTAAAGACATCTTGGCTATGCTGTTGAACCCACCACTGATTGCTGCATTTGCGATTGGTGCAGCCTTCTCAGCCACCATCTGTTGTATCTTCCTGTGTTTGACAGGGAAATGTAAAAG ATGCAAAGAGAGGATCCCAAAGGACTCAGACTCCAAAAGCCCTTTAACGAACCTGGAGATGGTGGCATGTGAAGACCAACAG ACGGATGCAGGACGGGCTGTGCGGGGCAAACAGACCCCTCTACAGGTGGTGCTGATGGAGGGAGCTGAAAACACAGGACCCCAGACCAGTGGAGCTGCAGGAAACTCTGCCAAAGGGGAAGAACCAAAAGATGTGCACTACGCCGCTATCAACTACTCCCAACTGAAGAAGACTCCTGAGGAGGCAGAGAAGAAGACCATCACCACAGAGTACGCCAAAATCAaacgagagaagaagaaagaaagaaagaaagaaagaaagaaagaaagaaagaaagaaagaaagaaagaaagaaagaaagaaagaaagaaagaaagaaagaaagaaagaaagaaagaaagaaagaaagaaagaggatggaggagaggggtgtag